A genomic segment from Propionibacteriaceae bacterium ZF39 encodes:
- a CDS encoding RDD family protein yields MTDTAERQEDWPGQSLGLPEKGRGSLATWRSRVTALVLDWAISMIVAWAIFGMGALRGSDWRSFMILAVFFVQSSVLTAILGGSAGKLITRLEVLRLDRQPVGFIRGFARQAMVCVAIPAMVIGVHRRGLHDLTCGTVVVNRR; encoded by the coding sequence GTGACAGACACCGCGGAACGACAAGAGGACTGGCCGGGCCAGAGCCTGGGCCTGCCCGAGAAAGGCCGCGGCTCTCTGGCCACTTGGCGCTCGCGGGTCACCGCCCTGGTCCTCGACTGGGCGATCTCGATGATCGTGGCCTGGGCCATCTTCGGCATGGGCGCGCTGCGGGGGAGTGACTGGCGTTCCTTCATGATCCTGGCCGTGTTCTTCGTCCAGTCGAGCGTCCTCACCGCGATTCTCGGTGGCTCGGCCGGCAAGCTCATCACCCGCCTCGAAGTGCTCCGACTCGATCGCCAGCCCGTCGGTTTCATCCGCGGTTTCGCCCGGCAGGCGATGGTGTGCGTGGCGATCCCAGCCATGGTCATCGGCGTACATCGTCGTGGTCTGCACGACCTCACCTGCGGCACCGTCGTGGTCAACCGCCGATGA
- the glnA gene encoding type I glutamate--ammonia ligase, whose translation MFQGAEDLQKYLKDESVEMVDIRFCDLPGVMQHFTIPAHACDDSVFNDGLSFDGSSVRGFQKIHESDMALLPDPTTAYIDPFRRAKTLCVNFFVHDPLTKEPYSRDPRNIARKAEAYLQSTGVGDTAYFASEAEFYVFDDVRFETKQNAGYYHIDSVAGAWNTGREEEGGNRGYKVKYKGGYFPVAPTDHFGDLRDEMVLHMENLGLSVERAHHEVGTAGQAEINWRFDTLLKSADDVMKFKYIVKNTAWANGKTATFMPKPIFGDNGSGMHVHSSIWDNGQPLFYDEAGYGGLSDMARWYIGGLLKHAPSLLAFTNPSVNSYHRLVPGFEAPVNLVYSSRNRSACIRIPITGSNPKAKRVEFRCPDPSANPYLAFSAMMLAGLDGIENRIEPPEPIDKDLYELPPDEYEDIATVPATLDKVLDNLEENHEFLLAGDVFTSDLIETWIDIKREDIQSIAQRPHPHEFELYYDI comes from the coding sequence ATGTTCCAAGGTGCGGAGGACCTTCAGAAGTATCTGAAGGACGAGAGCGTCGAAATGGTCGACATCCGGTTCTGTGATCTGCCCGGCGTGATGCAGCACTTCACGATCCCGGCTCACGCCTGCGACGACTCCGTGTTCAACGACGGCCTGTCGTTCGACGGATCCTCGGTCCGGGGCTTCCAGAAAATCCATGAATCGGACATGGCGCTGCTGCCTGACCCGACGACGGCCTACATCGACCCCTTCCGCCGGGCGAAGACGTTGTGCGTCAACTTCTTCGTGCACGATCCGCTGACCAAGGAGCCCTACAGCCGCGACCCGCGCAACATCGCCCGCAAGGCGGAGGCGTACCTCCAGTCGACCGGCGTGGGTGACACCGCCTACTTCGCGTCCGAGGCCGAGTTCTATGTGTTCGACGACGTCCGGTTCGAGACCAAGCAGAACGCGGGTTACTACCACATCGATTCCGTCGCGGGCGCCTGGAACACCGGCCGTGAGGAAGAAGGCGGCAACCGTGGTTACAAGGTGAAATACAAGGGTGGCTACTTCCCCGTCGCGCCCACCGACCACTTCGGGGATCTCCGTGACGAGATGGTCCTCCACATGGAGAACCTGGGCCTGAGCGTGGAGCGCGCCCACCACGAGGTCGGCACCGCCGGCCAGGCCGAGATCAACTGGCGCTTCGACACGCTGCTGAAGTCGGCGGACGATGTCATGAAGTTCAAATACATCGTGAAGAACACCGCCTGGGCCAACGGCAAGACCGCGACCTTCATGCCGAAGCCGATCTTCGGCGACAACGGCTCGGGCATGCACGTGCACTCGTCGATCTGGGACAACGGCCAGCCGCTGTTCTATGACGAGGCCGGTTATGGCGGGCTGTCCGACATGGCGCGGTGGTATATCGGTGGCCTCCTCAAGCACGCCCCCTCGCTGTTGGCGTTCACCAACCCGAGCGTGAACTCCTATCACCGCCTCGTGCCGGGCTTCGAGGCTCCGGTCAACCTGGTCTATTCGTCGCGCAACCGGTCCGCGTGTATCCGGATCCCGATCACCGGCTCCAACCCGAAGGCCAAGCGCGTCGAGTTCCGCTGCCCCGACCCGAGCGCCAACCCCTACCTCGCGTTCTCGGCCATGATGCTGGCCGGTCTCGACGGCATCGAGAACCGCATCGAGCCGCCGGAGCCGATCGACAAGGATCTCTACGAGCTGCCGCCGGATGAGTATGAGGACATCGCGACCGTGCCGGCCACCCTGGACAAGGTCCTCGACAATCTCGAGGAGAACCATGAGTTCCTGCTCGCCGGAGATGTCTTCACGTCGGACCTCATCGAGACCTGGATCGACATCAAGCGCGAGGACATCCAGTCCATTGCCCAGCGCCCGCATCCGCACGAGTTTGAGTTGTATTACGACATCTGA
- a CDS encoding nitroreductase family deazaflavin-dependent oxidoreductase produces the protein MADPHAFNEAIVEEFRAKGGQLGGNYEGEPVVLVHSVGRKTGVLRVKPMLYRPHAEDTNVIYVFASGAGRPKNPAWYQNITSAGRITIEVGPETYEAEVRELKGDERDAVFAAHVGDYPRFADFQAKCAGVRLIPVVELTRI, from the coding sequence ATGGCTGACCCGCACGCGTTCAATGAAGCGATCGTCGAAGAATTCCGTGCGAAGGGCGGACAGCTCGGCGGGAACTACGAAGGTGAACCGGTCGTCCTCGTGCACAGCGTCGGGAGGAAGACCGGCGTACTGCGCGTGAAGCCGATGCTCTATCGCCCGCACGCGGAAGACACCAACGTGATCTATGTCTTCGCCTCCGGAGCAGGCCGTCCGAAGAACCCGGCCTGGTATCAAAACATCACTTCCGCCGGCCGCATCACCATCGAGGTCGGCCCGGAGACCTATGAGGCAGAGGTCCGCGAGTTGAAAGGTGACGAGCGCGACGCGGTGTTCGCTGCCCACGTCGGGGACTATCCCCGGTTTGCGGATTTCCAGGCCAAGTGCGCCGGCGTACGCCTCATCCCCGTTGTGGAACTGACGCGCATCTGA
- a CDS encoding multicopper oxidase domain-containing protein: MNALTVGAPTPTTRRPSGRRRKMLVCSIPLFAWMLAELVVVVIHRWVPMPRWLMVHLLLLGAVTNAIVVWSRYFSDAVLRAAGENRVRDWLILGGVNLGALGVVFGLTANVPALLWGGATVVGAAALVHAGGLIHGLRKGLPGRFAVAIRYYIAAGLALPVGVWLGVRLGSAPPDFDRLLIAHLGANLLGWVGLTIAGTLITLWPTMLRTRADDKAVPSGRQAWWVLTLSVAVMVIGGYLGLRWLVVAALFAYAIGLGILTGPLVRAALGRRPQSFATWSVMAGFVWWIGTLVAAVVALAMAPDLAAGAESIRGLVGPFAVGFVAQVLVGALSYLLPVVIGGGPAVVRRMVAITDRSTFTRIALVNGSALLFLLPLPSVVLVAVSLVVYAGLVWTLILLVTTVITGLRLIRTGVPAGEKPEVDPLVERRTHRGQLTLAASLIALAVVAAALVDPVAVVGRYAGPGTTGGIAPTGRTTTVQVAAHDMVFTPSVIEVPAGDRLVIELTNTDPAQVHDLVLANGVSSGRLAPGASTVVDVGVVGADLDGWCSIAGHRQMGMTLVVRAIGGPAGEHAGHAAAPGEPAATGNVAGTPGPGFRARDAVLPPAPATTIHRHTFTVSETDAEVAPGVRQALWTFNGTAPGPALRGKVGDVFEITFVNDGRIGHGIDFHAGALAPDKPMRVIAPGEQLTYRFTAERAGIWMYHCSAVPMSLHIANGMFGAVIIDPPDLPPVDKEFLLVQSEQYWGPQGAAGDADKIGARTPDAVVFNGYPNQYRHEPLTARTGDRVRIWVLNAGPNESIAFHVVGGQFDTVWSEGDWRLRPGPGGSQTLGLVASQGGFVELVMPEAGNYSLVNHQMSLAEKGAGGVLHVTD, encoded by the coding sequence ATGAACGCGCTGACAGTCGGGGCGCCCACACCCACCACGCGCCGCCCGTCGGGGCGCCGCCGCAAGATGCTGGTGTGCTCGATCCCCCTGTTTGCGTGGATGCTGGCCGAATTGGTCGTGGTGGTGATCCACCGCTGGGTGCCCATGCCGCGCTGGCTCATGGTGCACCTGCTGCTGCTCGGGGCGGTCACCAACGCGATCGTCGTCTGGTCGCGCTATTTCTCGGATGCTGTGCTGCGGGCCGCTGGCGAGAACCGCGTGCGTGACTGGCTCATCCTGGGCGGCGTGAACCTGGGCGCCCTCGGGGTGGTCTTCGGACTGACTGCCAATGTGCCTGCTCTGCTGTGGGGTGGCGCCACGGTGGTCGGTGCGGCCGCGCTGGTGCATGCCGGTGGCCTCATCCACGGGTTGCGCAAGGGTCTGCCCGGGCGGTTCGCGGTGGCCATCCGCTACTACATTGCCGCGGGCCTCGCACTGCCCGTCGGGGTCTGGCTGGGCGTACGCCTCGGCAGCGCCCCGCCCGACTTCGACCGTCTTCTGATCGCCCACCTGGGCGCCAACCTGCTGGGCTGGGTCGGCCTGACCATCGCGGGCACGCTGATCACGCTCTGGCCGACCATGCTGCGCACGCGCGCAGACGACAAGGCCGTCCCGAGCGGGCGCCAGGCCTGGTGGGTGCTCACCCTCTCGGTCGCGGTGATGGTGATCGGCGGTTATCTCGGGCTCCGTTGGCTCGTGGTGGCAGCGCTGTTCGCGTACGCCATCGGCCTCGGCATCCTCACCGGCCCCCTCGTGCGCGCAGCCCTGGGGCGGCGCCCCCAGTCGTTCGCCACCTGGTCGGTCATGGCGGGATTCGTCTGGTGGATCGGGACGCTCGTCGCCGCCGTTGTGGCGCTCGCGATGGCGCCCGACCTTGCCGCGGGCGCCGAATCCATTCGCGGCCTTGTCGGGCCCTTCGCCGTCGGGTTCGTGGCGCAGGTGTTGGTGGGTGCGCTCAGCTATCTGCTGCCCGTCGTGATCGGTGGTGGGCCGGCGGTGGTCCGTCGCATGGTCGCCATCACCGACCGGTCGACCTTCACCCGCATCGCCCTCGTCAACGGCAGTGCGCTGCTGTTCCTCCTGCCGCTCCCGAGCGTCGTGCTGGTCGCAGTGTCCCTGGTCGTCTATGCGGGCCTGGTCTGGACCCTGATCCTGCTGGTCACCACCGTCATCACCGGCCTGCGTCTGATCCGGACAGGTGTTCCGGCCGGCGAGAAGCCCGAGGTCGACCCGCTGGTCGAGCGTCGCACCCACCGTGGCCAGTTGACGCTGGCCGCCTCGCTGATCGCGTTGGCCGTCGTCGCCGCGGCACTGGTGGACCCGGTCGCGGTCGTGGGCCGGTATGCCGGGCCGGGAACCACCGGTGGGATCGCGCCCACCGGGCGTACGACAACGGTCCAGGTCGCCGCCCATGACATGGTCTTCACCCCCTCCGTGATTGAGGTGCCGGCGGGAGACCGGCTCGTGATCGAGCTGACCAACACCGACCCTGCCCAGGTCCACGACCTCGTGCTCGCCAACGGAGTCAGCAGCGGCCGGCTGGCGCCGGGGGCAAGCACGGTGGTCGATGTCGGCGTCGTCGGTGCCGATCTCGATGGTTGGTGCTCCATCGCAGGTCACCGCCAGATGGGCATGACCCTGGTCGTGCGGGCCATCGGTGGGCCGGCGGGAGAGCATGCCGGCCACGCGGCTGCGCCCGGTGAACCGGCCGCGACGGGCAACGTCGCGGGTACGCCGGGCCCCGGGTTCCGGGCGCGGGACGCGGTTCTTCCGCCCGCTCCGGCGACCACGATCCACCGCCACACGTTCACGGTGTCGGAGACCGATGCCGAGGTCGCTCCCGGCGTCCGGCAGGCGCTGTGGACCTTCAACGGCACGGCACCCGGGCCGGCCCTGCGTGGCAAGGTCGGCGATGTCTTCGAGATCACATTCGTCAACGACGGGAGGATCGGCCACGGCATCGACTTCCACGCCGGTGCCCTCGCCCCCGACAAGCCGATGCGGGTGATCGCCCCCGGCGAGCAGCTGACCTATCGCTTCACTGCGGAGCGTGCGGGAATCTGGATGTATCACTGCTCGGCCGTGCCCATGTCCCTCCACATCGCCAACGGCATGTTCGGGGCGGTGATCATCGATCCGCCCGATCTGCCTCCGGTCGACAAGGAGTTCCTGTTGGTCCAGAGCGAGCAGTATTGGGGGCCGCAGGGGGCTGCCGGTGACGCCGACAAGATCGGGGCCCGGACGCCGGACGCCGTCGTCTTCAACGGTTATCCGAATCAGTATCGCCATGAACCCCTCACAGCGCGCACTGGTGATCGGGTCCGGATCTGGGTCCTCAATGCCGGCCCGAATGAGTCGATTGCGTTCCACGTGGTCGGCGGGCAGTTCGACACGGTGTGGTCCGAGGGCGACTGGCGACTGCGACCCGGCCCCGGCGGCAGCCAGACCCTGGGACTGGTAGCCAGCCAGGGCGGTTTCGTCGAACTGGTGATGCCGGAGGCCGGGAACTATTCGCTCGTGAACCATCAGATGTCGCTCGCCGAGAAGGGCGCGGGCGGTGTGCTGCACGTCACGGACTGA
- a CDS encoding putative quinol monooxygenase yields the protein MIVIVVKWPIKDEYAEQWPELVREFTEATRAEEGNLWFEWSRSLEEPNTYVLVEAFADGAAEAHVTAPHFDKAMDELGQYVTSRPKIVSVEAPGDDWSELGELRNL from the coding sequence ATGATTGTGATTGTCGTGAAGTGGCCGATCAAGGATGAGTACGCCGAGCAGTGGCCGGAGCTGGTGCGGGAGTTCACGGAGGCGACCCGAGCGGAGGAGGGCAACCTCTGGTTCGAGTGGTCGCGGAGCCTGGAGGAGCCCAACACCTATGTGCTGGTGGAAGCGTTCGCCGATGGCGCTGCCGAAGCGCATGTGACCGCGCCCCATTTCGACAAGGCGATGGACGAGCTGGGTCAGTATGTGACGTCCCGGCCCAAGATCGTCTCCGTCGAAGCACCAGGCGACGACTGGTCGGAGTTGGGCGAACTCCGGAATCTTTAA
- a CDS encoding TMEM165/GDT1 family protein produces the protein MDAFWYAFLLSTGVIFVAELGDKSQLMAMTFASRYRARDVLIGITIATAVVHLASVGIGFFIGDLFAEHQHWIAIVAGIAFLGFAAWTLRGDELTDEEAEKARKSKGFAIVAVGIAFFLAELGDKTMLATITLATQENWVGTWIGSTLGMVLADALAILVGAFLGKKLPEKVIKIGAAVLFALFGLLLIAEGLGWISV, from the coding sequence ATGGACGCATTCTGGTACGCCTTCCTGCTGAGCACAGGCGTCATCTTCGTCGCCGAACTCGGGGACAAATCCCAGCTGATGGCGATGACGTTCGCCAGCCGCTATCGAGCCCGCGATGTGCTGATCGGTATCACCATCGCCACCGCCGTGGTCCACCTGGCTTCGGTCGGCATCGGGTTCTTCATCGGCGACCTGTTCGCCGAGCACCAGCACTGGATCGCGATCGTCGCCGGCATCGCCTTCCTGGGTTTCGCGGCCTGGACCCTCCGCGGTGACGAGCTCACCGACGAGGAGGCCGAGAAGGCCCGCAAGAGCAAAGGTTTCGCGATCGTCGCCGTCGGCATCGCGTTCTTCCTTGCCGAGCTCGGTGACAAGACCATGCTCGCGACCATCACGCTGGCGACCCAGGAGAACTGGGTCGGCACCTGGATCGGCAGCACGCTCGGCATGGTGCTCGCCGATGCCCTCGCCATCCTGGTCGGCGCCTTCCTCGGCAAGAAGCTCCCCGAGAAGGTCATCAAGATCGGCGCGGCGGTCCTGTTCGCCCTTTTCGGGCTCCTCCTCATCGCAGAAGGCCTGGGCTGGATCAGCGTGTGA
- a CDS encoding ferredoxin: MKIQAKESLCIAAGRCVAVAEDVFELDADGFVVDGEIEVPADREDAAFQAAILCPGKALIIVEE; encoded by the coding sequence ATGAAGATCCAGGCGAAGGAATCGCTGTGCATCGCCGCGGGGCGTTGCGTGGCCGTCGCGGAGGACGTATTCGAGCTCGATGCGGACGGGTTCGTCGTCGACGGGGAGATCGAAGTGCCGGCCGATCGCGAGGATGCCGCGTTCCAGGCAGCCATCCTCTGCCCGGGCAAGGCGCTCATCATCGTGGAGGAATGA
- a CDS encoding bifunctional [glutamine synthetase] adenylyltransferase/[glutamine synthetase]-adenylyl-L-tyrosine phosphorylase, which yields MARAESVAGGLARRGFQSAATAASLLESWALPPTDSNALVALASASCDPDLAFEGLARIARDDTAILSRLAADRLWATQVINVLAASATLQIHLSAHPEHLEVLRQKAVRRPGAELRANLLRAVGADPADPAPVATDNRTDQLRLAYREELIRIAARDLGSPDPMELMDDVAEELADLADATVESALALARQEIGPDEAALTRLGIIALGKTGARELNYVSDVDVLYLAESAIGDDGEPLVSPERSVQIATKLASSLTRICSAHTAAGTIWQIDAALRPEGKAGPLVRTLASHETYYAKWAKGWEFQAMLKARPMAGDLDLGGQFVDMIMPRVWRAAERENYVQDSQAMRRRVIQHIPAKEKDRELKLGEGGLRDVEFTVQLLQLVHGRADERLRTSSTLRGLQALVEAGYVGRADGRELGEAYRYVRLLEHRTQLYRLRRTHLLPTAATDLRRIGRSLGLPADRVTDGWRKRARRVLALHRKLFYSPLLEAVARIPSGEVRLTTEAARTRLQALGFLDPKSALRHIEALSQGMTRQAEIQRQLLPAMLGWFAEGPNPDAGLLAFRQVSEKLGTTPWYLRALRDEGAMAERLARILSSSRYLTDLLARSPEILQMLSDADQLMPRNKVALVREMTLVADRMADPIDAIDAVRAVRRKELFRIGVGDVLGVLDLDQVGQGLSDCASATIDAALKVAARRAGEVDLGIIAMGRWGGEELNYASDADALFVVADDARETLDAATGLIKELRSLLSRPGPEPKLEIDADLRPEGKGGPIVRSLGSYAGYYERWSATWEAQALVRAGHGAGDESVTRALLYLMDPLRWPAEGLTSTQVREIRRLKARMESERLPRGANPRSHLKLGPGGLSDVEWTVQVLQLEHAGRHAELRTTRTLPALEALVRLELIAPADAAALKEAWVMAGRLRNRITLVRAKASDSLPHDPRELAAVAVLMGHGPGEASHLAADWQRVARQARKVVDRLFWGD from the coding sequence GTGGCGAGAGCAGAGTCGGTGGCCGGAGGTTTGGCACGACGGGGCTTCCAGTCGGCAGCGACTGCGGCCTCCTTGTTGGAGTCGTGGGCGCTGCCCCCGACCGACAGCAACGCGCTCGTGGCGCTCGCGTCCGCCTCCTGCGATCCTGACCTGGCGTTCGAGGGCCTCGCACGGATCGCCCGCGACGACACCGCCATCCTGTCCCGCCTGGCAGCCGACCGGCTGTGGGCCACGCAGGTGATCAACGTCCTGGCCGCGAGCGCGACCCTGCAGATCCACCTGTCGGCCCATCCGGAGCACCTGGAGGTGCTCCGGCAGAAAGCGGTACGCCGGCCCGGCGCGGAGTTGCGGGCGAATCTTCTCCGTGCGGTTGGGGCCGACCCGGCGGACCCTGCTCCCGTCGCCACGGACAATCGCACGGATCAGCTCAGGCTGGCGTACCGGGAGGAACTGATCCGGATCGCCGCGCGCGACCTGGGCTCGCCGGACCCGATGGAACTCATGGACGATGTGGCCGAGGAACTGGCCGACCTGGCCGATGCGACGGTGGAGAGCGCCCTGGCCCTCGCCCGCCAGGAGATCGGGCCGGACGAGGCCGCGCTGACCCGGCTGGGGATCATCGCCCTCGGCAAGACCGGTGCGCGCGAGCTCAACTATGTGTCCGATGTGGACGTGCTCTACCTCGCCGAATCTGCGATCGGCGACGATGGCGAGCCGCTGGTGAGCCCCGAACGATCGGTGCAGATCGCCACGAAACTGGCGTCCAGCCTGACGCGGATCTGCTCGGCGCATACGGCGGCGGGGACGATCTGGCAGATCGATGCGGCGCTCCGACCGGAGGGCAAGGCGGGCCCCTTGGTCCGGACGCTGGCGAGCCACGAGACCTATTACGCGAAATGGGCGAAGGGCTGGGAGTTCCAGGCGATGCTCAAGGCTCGCCCGATGGCCGGCGACCTCGACCTGGGCGGACAGTTCGTCGACATGATCATGCCGCGCGTGTGGCGGGCGGCCGAGCGGGAGAACTACGTGCAGGACTCCCAGGCCATGCGGCGCCGGGTGATCCAGCACATCCCCGCCAAGGAGAAGGATCGCGAGCTGAAGCTCGGCGAGGGCGGTCTGCGCGATGTCGAGTTCACCGTGCAGTTGCTGCAGCTGGTCCACGGCCGCGCGGACGAGCGCCTAAGGACGAGCTCGACCCTCCGCGGTCTGCAAGCGCTCGTCGAGGCAGGGTATGTCGGACGGGCCGATGGCCGGGAGCTCGGCGAGGCCTATCGCTATGTGCGGCTCCTCGAACATCGCACCCAGCTCTATCGCCTCCGCCGCACGCACCTGCTCCCGACGGCCGCGACCGACCTCCGCCGGATCGGGCGCAGCCTGGGTCTGCCCGCCGATCGGGTCACCGATGGCTGGCGCAAACGCGCCCGACGCGTCCTGGCGCTGCACCGCAAGCTCTTCTATTCGCCGCTGCTCGAGGCGGTCGCCCGGATCCCCTCCGGTGAGGTGCGACTGACGACCGAGGCCGCCCGGACGCGGCTGCAGGCCCTGGGCTTCCTCGATCCGAAGTCGGCGCTGCGCCATATCGAGGCGCTGAGTCAGGGCATGACCCGCCAGGCCGAGATCCAGCGGCAGTTGCTGCCGGCGATGCTGGGTTGGTTCGCAGAGGGCCCCAATCCGGACGCCGGGCTGCTGGCCTTCCGCCAGGTGTCGGAGAAGCTCGGCACGACGCCGTGGTATCTCCGGGCTCTGCGGGACGAGGGCGCCATGGCCGAGCGGCTGGCCCGCATCCTGTCGTCGAGCCGCTACCTCACCGACCTGCTCGCGCGCTCGCCCGAGATCCTGCAGATGTTGTCCGATGCCGACCAGCTGATGCCGCGGAACAAGGTTGCGCTCGTCCGCGAGATGACGCTGGTGGCCGACCGGATGGCCGATCCGATCGATGCGATCGACGCAGTCCGTGCCGTGCGTCGCAAGGAGCTCTTCCGCATCGGTGTGGGCGACGTGCTGGGCGTACTCGATCTCGATCAGGTCGGGCAGGGACTCAGCGACTGTGCCTCGGCCACGATCGATGCCGCGCTGAAGGTCGCGGCCCGGCGGGCGGGAGAGGTCGATCTCGGCATCATCGCGATGGGCCGCTGGGGCGGGGAGGAACTGAACTACGCCTCCGATGCCGATGCGCTGTTCGTGGTCGCGGACGATGCCCGCGAGACGCTCGATGCCGCCACCGGGCTGATCAAGGAACTGCGTTCGCTGCTGTCCCGGCCCGGTCCGGAGCCGAAGCTGGAGATCGATGCCGACCTGCGGCCCGAGGGCAAGGGCGGGCCGATCGTGCGGTCGCTGGGGTCGTACGCGGGCTATTACGAGCGCTGGTCCGCGACCTGGGAGGCGCAGGCACTCGTGCGGGCGGGCCACGGCGCCGGCGACGAATCGGTGACGCGGGCCCTGCTCTACCTCATGGACCCGTTGCGCTGGCCGGCCGAGGGGCTGACGTCGACGCAGGTCCGCGAGATCCGCCGGTTGAAGGCCCGGATGGAGAGCGAGCGGCTGCCGCGCGGTGCGAATCCCCGGAGTCACCTCAAGCTGGGGCCGGGTGGGCTGTCCGATGTCGAGTGGACCGTGCAGGTGTTGCAGCTGGAGCATGCGGGTCGGCACGCGGAGCTCCGCACGACGCGGACGCTCCCCGCGCTCGAGGCCCTGGTCCGGCTCGAACTCATCGCGCCCGCCGATGCGGCTGCACTGAAGGAGGCGTGGGTGATGGCCGGGCGGCTCCGCAACCGGATCACGCTAGTGCGGGCCAAGGCCTCGGATTCGTTGCCGCACGACCCGCGGGAGCTCGCCGCAGTGGCCGTTCTGATGGGCCATGGCCCGGGCGAGGCCTCCCATCTCGCCGCCGACTGGCAGCGCGTCGCCCGGCAGGCGCGGAAGGTCGTCGACAGGTTGTTCTGGGGCGACTGA
- a CDS encoding sterol carrier family protein, protein MAQQHKRAVGEVVEQARRLADCLTTLRPAEFLRSIPCREDRVIDVTARVVLLGDSALSSLDHETTQRPGALADFIGSCGFTQHRLTRVTRELARHEAGAELAAQFAENIAEIGRRLADSALPDVVAYDGSAIRTVDLLRLTGIDWVLHCDDINRTLPTRTPITISRGILADSVRTLADTLRRRHPGHSIEVRIPPFAAVQCGTAGEPRHTRGTPPTVVETDPLTFVRLSRGRQTWDEAVKHHHVTASGLRSDLSEWLPLY, encoded by the coding sequence ATGGCACAGCAGCACAAACGGGCAGTCGGCGAAGTGGTCGAGCAGGCCCGGCGACTTGCCGACTGCCTGACCACACTGCGTCCGGCCGAGTTCCTCCGATCGATTCCCTGCCGGGAGGATCGGGTCATCGACGTCACCGCGCGCGTCGTCCTGCTCGGGGATTCCGCCCTGAGCAGCCTCGACCACGAAACCACGCAGCGCCCCGGCGCACTGGCCGACTTCATCGGCAGCTGCGGCTTCACCCAGCATCGGCTCACCCGCGTCACCCGCGAGCTGGCCCGTCACGAGGCCGGCGCCGAACTGGCCGCTCAGTTCGCCGAGAACATCGCCGAAATCGGCCGGCGCCTGGCGGATTCCGCGCTCCCGGACGTCGTCGCCTACGACGGCTCCGCGATCCGCACCGTCGACCTGCTCCGCCTCACCGGCATCGACTGGGTCCTCCACTGCGACGACATCAACCGCACCCTCCCGACCCGCACCCCGATCACCATCTCGCGTGGGATCCTGGCCGATTCGGTGCGTACGCTCGCCGACACCCTCCGGCGTCGGCACCCGGGGCATTCCATCGAAGTACGCATTCCGCCCTTCGCCGCGGTCCAGTGCGGAACTGCAGGCGAACCTCGGCATACTCGCGGCACACCGCCCACCGTCGTCGAGACCGATCCCCTCACGTTCGTACGCCTCAGCCGCGGTCGCCAGACCTGGGACGAGGCCGTGAAGCACCACCACGTGACCGCGAGTGGGCTGCGTTCGGATCTGTCGGAGTGGCTGCCGCTGTACTAA